The sequence below is a genomic window from Kitasatospora kifunensis.
TACTAAAACTCAACGGGCCGTGACGAGTTGACTGGCCGACAGCCGGAGCCGGGCCAATGGCTACGGGGCCGCTCCTCCGTCCGGGGTGACGGAGGAGCGGCCCCGGCTTGCCGGTCAGGCAGGGGACCTGGCCGTTTCGATCGGCGGAGTCCGCATGCCCCGCCAGGAGGGGAGCAGAGTCGCGCCGAAGATCAGGGCGAGCGCGCCGCCGACGATCGCGAGGTAGATGCCGATCGAGCCCTGCGGCAGGACCGAGTGGGCCTTGACCAGGCTGTACGGGACGATCGTGGTCGCCGAGGCGATGGTGCCCAGGACGGTCGCGATGACGGCGACCAGGACACCTTCGACGCTCAGCATGCCCAGCACCTGGGCCTTGGTGGCGCCGGTCAGGCGCTGGAGGCCGAACTCGCCCTGGCGCTTGCGGGTCACCGCCACCAGGGTGTTGATCACGGTGATCGCCGCGTAGCCGACGATCATGGCGACGATGGTGTAGTTCGAGGCGACCAGGATCTGCTGGATCTGGTTGTTGGAGCTGGTCAGCGTGGAGCGGTCGGCGATCGCGGTGCCGGGCACCGCGGCGGCCACGCTGTCGAGGTGGGACTGGATCTGGCCGAGGTCGGCGTTGGCGTCCGCCCGGACCAGGATCTTGGTCGGCAGGCCGGCGGTGGTGTGCGGGGCGAGCACGTCGGAGGGCAGCAGCAGGTACTCCTCCTGGGGGTTGTCGGCGTAGGTGGCCACGACCTTCGGGTCGGCGGCGGCGCCGTCACCGAAGTGGATCTTCAGGTTGTCCCCGATGTGGACGCCGAAGTTCTTCGCCTGCTTGTCCGACAGGGCCACCGTGTTGCCCTGCAGGTCACCGATCGACCCGGTCAGCGAGTTGAGCGCGATGGTCTGCTGGACGCCGTTGGCCGAGACACCGCGCAGGTCCATGGTGTTGCCGCTGCCGGCGGAGTCCACGAAGCCGATCGAGCTGACCAGTTCGGAGGCGCCGGACACGCCCGGGATGGAGCGGACCGAGCCGAGCACGCCCGGCGCGAAGCCGCCGGTCGAGGAGTTGAGCACGTAGTCGGCCAGCACGTTGCTCGAGTAGCTCTTGGCGGAGACGTGGTCCTCGGTGGACTGCATGTACAGGGTTCCGGTGGCGACACCGATCAGCAGCACGATCGGGGCCACCGCGCCCGCCATCCGGACGTTGTTGGTGGTGGCGTTGCGCAGCGCCATGTACCCGGACAGCCCGGAGAGCGCGCGCACCGGCCAGCTGACCGCCACCACGATCGCCTTGGTGATCCCCGGGGCCAGCAGCGCCAGGCCGATCGCGAACAGGACCGAGGCCGGTCCCGCGGTGCTCGCCAGGGTCGGACCGTCGGTCATCACCGTGACCGTGATGACCGACAGCATGACGCCGTTGACCATGAAGAACAGCGCCAGCAGCAGGCGGGTGGTGGTGAGCCACTTGGTCTGCAGGGTGCTCTCGGCCAGCGCCGCGACCGGCTTGGTCTTCGCGGCCTTGCGGCCCGCGAAGAGCGCCGCGCTCATGGCGGCCGCGATCGCCGCGAAGGCGCCGACCGTGATCGGGATCCAGTCCTCCTGGAAGATGATCTGCTTGGAGACCACGCCGTTGCTGGTCAGCTGCCCGTACAGCAGCTTGCCGATGACGAAGCCGGGGGCGATCGCCAGGGCGGTGGCGAGCACCGACAGCACGGCGGTCTCACCGAGGATCATCCGGCGCACCTGCCGGGAGGTGGTGCCGATCGCCCGCAGCAGGGCCATCTCGTGCGCCCGCTGCTGGAGCGAGAGCCCCATCGTGGAGGCGACACCGAACATCACGATCAGCACCGCCCAGCTGCCGAAGACCGCCGCCAGGATGGTCACGGTCTGCTGGCTGGAGAGCGTGCCCGGCAGGTCGGCCAGGCCGCGCCGCTCGCCGGTGAGCACCATCGCCTTGCCGCTGACCGCCGAACTCACGGCCTGCTGCAGCTTTGCGACGTCGACGCCGGGCGCCGGCTGGACCCCGATGGAGTCGAACTTCCCGTCGGATCCGGCCAGTTGCTGCGCCTGGGCGTCGGAGAAGAACAGGCTCGGCTGGACCGTCCGGCCGGTGGACTGGTGGGCGATGCCGGAGACCGTGAAGGTCCGGGGGGCGCCGTGCACGGTCAGCTGCACGCTGGAGCCGACCGCGGCGCCCGAGTCGGCCGCCAACGTCGAGTCGAGGACCACCTGGCCGCTGCCCGGGGCCGCGCCCTGG
It includes:
- a CDS encoding FtsX-like permease family protein, yielding MWLLALRTLKFRKTGFIATFVAMLLGAAIVMACGGLMETGVRMAAPPQRLAGVPIVVTGQQTYDSTALTERNRIDPSVLDTVKAVPGVGTAITDLSFPATVVAGGKAVDAGSAGHNWTSAGLTPYTLTQGAAPGSGQVVLDSTLAADSGAAVGSSVQLTVHGAPRTFTVSGIAHQSTGRTVQPSLFFSDAQAQQLAGSDGKFDSIGVQPAPGVDVAKLQQAVSSAVSGKAMVLTGERRGLADLPGTLSSQQTVTILAAVFGSWAVLIVMFGVASTMGLSLQQRAHEMALLRAIGTTSRQVRRMILGETAVLSVLATALAIAPGFVIGKLLYGQLTSNGVVSKQIIFQEDWIPITVGAFAAIAAAMSAALFAGRKAAKTKPVAALAESTLQTKWLTTTRLLLALFFMVNGVMLSVITVTVMTDGPTLASTAGPASVLFAIGLALLAPGITKAIVVAVSWPVRALSGLSGYMALRNATTNNVRMAGAVAPIVLLIGVATGTLYMQSTEDHVSAKSYSSNVLADYVLNSSTGGFAPGVLGSVRSIPGVSGASELVSSIGFVDSAGSGNTMDLRGVSANGVQQTIALNSLTGSIGDLQGNTVALSDKQAKNFGVHIGDNLKIHFGDGAAADPKVVATYADNPQEEYLLLPSDVLAPHTTAGLPTKILVRADANADLGQIQSHLDSVAAAVPGTAIADRSTLTSSNNQIQQILVASNYTIVAMIVGYAAITVINTLVAVTRKRQGEFGLQRLTGATKAQVLGMLSVEGVLVAVIATVLGTIASATTIVPYSLVKAHSVLPQGSIGIYLAIVGGALALIFGATLLPSWRGMRTPPIETARSPA